The sequence CTTGGACTAGAACAACCTCCCTGAGCTTTGGGCATTGCTCAACTTTGCTCTCCCCAAAATCTTCAACTCGGTCAAATCGTTCGACGAGTGGTTCAATACACCCTTTGCCAACTCGGGCACAGCCGACAAGATCGAGCTCAACGAAGAAGAGGCACTGCTTATCATTCGTCGTCTGCACAAAGTACTTCGACCCTTCTTGCTCCGTCGTCTGAAGAAGGATGTCGAGAGCGAGTTGCCGGACAAGATCGAAAAGGTCATCAAGTGCAAGATGAGCGCACTCCAGAGCCAATTGTACATGCAATTCAAGAAGCACGGAATGCTGTTTACCGACTCGAAGGACTCTAAAGGGTACGTGCCATGTGTTTTTGACTCGTAGCGCTACCTGTGACtaactactttgtaatagGAAGCAAGCCGGTATCAAAGGGTTGAACAATACTGTTATGCAGCTTCGAAAGATTTGCCAGCATCCGTTTGTATTCCCCGAAGTCGAGGATGTGATCAACCCAGGCCACGAGCTCAATTCAAGTGTATATCGCGCATCTGGCAAGGTTGCTCTCTTGGACCGAATTTTGCCCAAGTTGTTTGCGTTCAAGCACCGTGTAAGTTGTGCTCGCTTACTATTGTAGCTGATGTACTAATTCTACGTCCAGGTTCTCATGTTCTTCCAAATGACTCAAGTAATGAACATTCTCGAGGACTATATGACCCTACGTGGCTACAAATTCCTTCGACTAGATGGTGGAACCAAACCCGATGATCGTGCCGACTTGCTCAAGGCTTTCAACGCCCCTAACTCTGAGTACGATGTATTCTTGCTGTCGACTCGCGCGGGTGGTTTGGGTCTCAACTTGCAGACCGCCGATACCGTCATCATGTACGTGCAGAACTTAGTACTCTTGAATTTTCAACTGACTTGCGTGGTAGTTACGATTCTGATTGGAACCCTCATGCCGATCTGCAAGCCCAAGATCGTGCGCATCGTATTGGTCAAAAGAACTCCGTCGTTATTTTGAGGTTTATCACCGAGCGCAGTGTGGAAGAACACATGCTCGCTCGTGCTAAACAAAAGCTCGACATGGATGGAAAAGTCATTCAAGCTGGTCGTTTCGACAATCAGTCATCGGCAGCCGAGTCCGAGGCAGTCTTGCGTATGATGTTGGAAGCCGACAACGAGGAAGTCAACGAAGACACGGTTATGGACGATGATGAGATCAACCAGATTATCGCCCGCACAGACGAAGAACTCGAAAGATTCAAGAGCATGGATTACGAGCGAGATGTGAATGAGGAGCGCGAGTGGCGTGAGACTGGGAACCGTGGACCAAGGCCAGAGAGGATGATGACGTTCCAGGAGCTGCCAGAGGTCTATCAACGGGATGAGCCGTACGAGCCACCCGAGGCCGAGTTGAAGGCTACTGGACGTGGCGCTCGTGAACGCAAGGCTGTGATATACAATGATGGGCTGACGGACGACCAGTGGGTTATGGTCAGTTTTGGGTTTCGTTCGGCTGAGATCGCAGTATTGATGGTTTGTCCTTAGGCGATGGAGGAAGCCGAAGAAATGGATGACTATGACGATTTGCCTGCCAGGAGGAGCCGCGCTGCGAGCCGCCTAGGTCGTGAAGGAGCCAGTGGATCCGTTACACCTGCACCCGAGGAAAAGAATAAGCGCGGAAAGAAAGCCAAGGGCAAAGGACGCGCCGACGACCTTTCTGGGAAGCGCAAGCGTGGTAAAGCTCAGTCTCCTGAACCCTCGTCTGAAGAAGAGGATGACGATTCGCGTGCGCAGGTAAAACATTACTTCGTACCGTTGGTTTGACAAACAAGCTGATATTCCTCGATTCATTAGCAGAAGCGTCGTAAGACTCAGAACCCTGGAGCAGGAACTCCACAAGTACCTCAGCCTATGCGCGATCGTATGAGGGCCGCCTTCCAGGTTTGTCACCAGACTGTGATGGCCTTGACAGGTCCAGATGGTCACCAGCGATGCGAGTTGTTCAAAGACCTGCCGGATAGGAAGATTTACCCTGACTATTATGAAGTGCGTGACCGTTAGTCTTTTAGAGGGATGACGACGATTTACTTATTAAATCGATAGATCATTCCCAAACCGATTGCGATGTCTCACATGCGAAAACGCGCATCGAGCGGATATTACAGAACGGTAGCACAGTACCGGGATGACTGGCGACTTATGTTCAATAATGCACGTACCTACAATCAGGTTCGTTCCCTCCCTCCCTGCTGTTCCTTTCAGCAACATTTTCTGATAACGTTCATACATTCGCAGGAGGACTCGTGGGTATATCAGGATGCAAATGAAATGCAAAAGGTCTTTGAGGAAGTGTTCCTTCGCGAGACTGCCGGCACAGACATGCCCGGTGCGGAACCTCTCAATTCTGCCAACCCTATCAATCCTGGAAACACATCCCCATTGTCTGCGGCAGACGATGATGAGCCTGCTCCTCGTCCACCTGGCCAGAAATCCCGTCGTGCATCCGTTAGCGATGAGGAATACTTGTCTGGCAGCGACGATGACTAGCGGGAAATGTGAAGTCACTTGTGTTACACTCCACTTCTTGGGTTTTATTAtatcttttctttcttgtcACTTTGCCCATTTCGAGAGTCATGTAAATATGTTCCCAGCCATTTTGCGCGAAACTTGATGTTGATGTTCCTAATATGGCTAATTGATTTGCGTTGATTTTTCTGTTGACCCGAACCACCATCTGAGATTTGATCTACGCCGCATCATGGCTATTACCGCAACAAAAGATCTGCTTCCTGAGCTCACGCTTGTTTCTCAGGGCAAAGTTCGAGATATTTATTCTACTTCTGATCCGAATGCCCTGCTTTTCGTTGCTACAGACCGGATCAGTGCATATGATGTGATCTTGAAAAACGTATGCTTTATCTATGCGCTCTCTTCTTCTTCACTTATATCCTCCCTTAATAGGGCGTTCCAGGAAAAGGCATCATCCTCAGTCAGCTTGCACTCTTCTGGTTCAAGAGACTCGATGGAATCATTCCGAATCACTTGATAACGGACAATGTTGACCAGATGCCCTCAGAAGTTGTTCAGTACAAGAATATCCTCCAGGGTCGAACAATGCTAGTCAGAAAGGCCAAGGTAGTGCCGCTTGAAGCTATCGTGCGCGGATATATTACTGGTAAGTTTATGGCCAGATCCTGATGGCTGTACTGAGAAGGTACAGGCTCTGCATGGTCCGAATACAAAAAATCGGGAACTGTACATGGGATTCGAGTTCCCGAAGGGTTGGCTGAATCTCAAAAGTTGCCTGAGCCATTGTTTACACCCTCGACTAAGGCTGAGCAAGGTCAACACGACGAAAATATCCATCCTGATCGAGGTAGAGTCGCTCTTTTACTCCGCTTTACCTAGGACCTAAACAGGCCGTTCAAAGCTGCCGAGATTGTGGGCAAGGAACTCTGCGAAAAAATCGCTTCGATCTCAGTGAGGATATACAAGGAAGCTGCTGAATATGCGGCAAGTCGTGGAGTGATCCTGGCAGATACAAAGCTCGAGTTTGGACTGGTTGATGTACCAGGAGGAGAACCGGAATTAATCTTGATCGACGAAGTTTTAACTCCCGATTCTTCTCGGTACTGGCCGGCATCTGAATACAAGCTAGGCAAGTGGAAGCTCGCATATCGGGCAGGAACTACGCTGAATCAACGAACGTTTATAGGACAATCGCAGCCGAGCTTTGATAAGCAGTACTTGAGAGATTGGCTCACCGCGGAAGGGTTCAAGAAAGGCTTGGAGAATGGCAAAGATGGCCAGGGTTGGATAATGACGGATGCGGTGGTTGAAGGTACACGCAAAAGGTATCAGGAGGCATTGAATTTATTGACAACCGATTCCAAGTGAAGTCTCTGATGGCAGTGTTCCAACAATGAAATAGAATACACTAAAATAACAACTGAGTATAACCATAGAAAATAAAGAGTCGTCAGTCTAAAGTCATTGCTCTTCGGTGCAAGCTATTGCATCAGCACAGGCATCCAGGAGTAGCCCATAGCTCTCCTCAATGATTGCGTCGGAAAAACGTTCTCGAATCACGTCAATAAGGAGGTTGCGGCTGCGGGAAAATATGTCAGTGGGTTACGCCAGCCGTTCAGTGAATTCTCGTACTCTAGTTTCCCAAATACTACCTCAACATCCACGTCCAATGTATTCAACTGCTTTCCCCAATCGCGAATGTGTTGTTCTTGGAAAATGAATGTAATCTTGGTGAGACCTTTGGCACTAGGAAAACGAACACGCGTTGTTGCCTTGAATCCAAAGCCGCAATCCGCCCGAGTAATCGTTACGGGGTACTTCATTGCCAGCAACCGAAGATTGCATCGCAAATGTGACACAGATGTCCAGAGACGACCCAGCATCCTTACGACCTGGGATAATTTTAATCGCTTAGTCGTTTGTAGATGTGGGAACATATACATAccttcttcaagttcaagTTCTGAATCCGTCGTATCATTGCTTGTGCTAGATCCAATACGAGTTCACTCAGTACTGGGAATTCGTCGGTCTGTTTCCCTTTGGGTGGGATAACAAGTATGCGACAGCCAGAGGGGATCGGTTTAAACGCAACACAATCCATCTGAACTCGATAATGATCATCATAGCGCAGTTCGATGAACTTCTCCTCGAGCTTCACAGCATGCCATAGGTGCAATCGCTGAAGTTTTTCAAACTCCTCTGTACTCACATTAGCTATTGTCTGGCGCATGCTAGGTAACGCGTACCTCGGAGATTCACAATCTCAACAGTTGGATGTAACGCATCAAGTTTCTCCTGATGAACCCGGATTTGATCCTGAAGGGTCTGCTTATCACCTTCGGCTTCCCCAAGTTTGGCTTTAAGCTTTTCCAGTTTCACAGTGCTGCTTTGGATGTCTGTTTTATAACTCTCGATCTGCGCGCTGaggatatttttagtatggCTCGCTAATCGACGATCCAAGGGATAAATCCACACCTTTGCTCGGCAATCCCAACTTTGAGCTCACTCATAATCTCAGGATCGCAATCTTTTGCAGCTTCAACGGCAGCGCGTTCTGCTGCCAGTTGAGCCTTCAACTTGGCATGCTGTTCTCTAAGGGATGGAATAGGTTCGGTAAGCTGGGTGCCTATAGCCCGCAATGAATCCAGATCCTATAGGACTTTCTTAATAACCCAACAAATGCCAATTTTTTTGTGGAGAGCTCACCTGCTGAAGTAATTCGGTTTCCCTATCGCGGTAGCCTGCATCTCCGTGACAAAGTTGTGCCGCCATTTATACCATGACATTTTGGAGCGCATGCGCATCGCTTCCTTGTGTCCTCCTAAGGTCTCCTCAAGAGCCCTACGATCTTCTTCCCCGCTGGCAAGATACTCCTTGAACAAATAAGGGTTGTTTGCATCCAAGTCTTCTTCGAGAATCCTGATCGCCTTTTTCCCATTAGAAATATACTCCTTGAGTTCTTTGGCAGCCTGCGAAAACACATGCATAAATAGCTATCCCACCCACTTGGCCCAACGCTGGTCCAACTTACATAGTTGTACGTCTCCAACTGAGGAACGCCAATAGTCATCGCGGTGATATAATCTGCAACACCAGCTACTGGGTCCTTCTCGCCACTCTTCCTTCGACTCAATATTCCCAATCCAATAGTCGATCGTCGCTTTACGGTTAGGCCATCCATAAACGAGATTCGAGTCATTTTTAAGAATTCACTTGCTGAGATGGTAGGCACCTGTGAGCTGCAAGTTAGTCCTGAGTATGTGTGAGTTGACTGCGGGGGCCTACATCATCGAGGTCAGCTTCGGGCTGTCCACCACCAGTTCTCCATTGAGCGGGTGACTTGGGAGGAATGTTAATTCCTACTGAACTAACGCGCGACCGCAGCGGACTCGAAATTCTAATTTCCTCGAGAGCAGCAGCAGCTGGTCGAGGGGAGCCTTCCCTGAGCGACGGAAGTGGCTCGGGAGTCCTAGGGCGTGAAGGCTGAGCGGGCGAAGGCTCACGCATAGGTAAGGATGGTTGAGGAAGCAAAGGGCTAGGTGGCTGGACAGACTCGGGAGTAGGAAGTTGGATAGGCTCAGATTCGACCTCGGGTTCAGGTTCCGCCGGGATGATCGAGAGCCTGGCCCCAGGACGGCCCATAATTGACATACGAGGGGCGAAGCTCCGCCTACGAGGCGGCTTTGCGGGCCCATCAGCAGCCTTCTTGCTTCCTGCTTCCAGTGCTACACGCTTGGCAGAGGGCTCTGCTTCAACTTCTTCCCTTGAGCGTTTGGGGGTAGGCGGAGCAGATGTAGCACGGGCAGGGGCCTCAACAACCTTGGGTGTCCCAGCTGGAATAGGTGTTGTAGCACGATTGGGCGTCGAGTTGGTATCCAACGCAGGATTCGCACGGGTGCCGAAACAGAAGTACGACGTGGTGTTCCCAGTTTAAATTCAAAGGGACGAGGGGCATTGCGTGGGCTCCATGTAGCCGGTGGAGCACGAATAGGTGATTGGGATACTTCAAACGTAATTGGGGAGCGTGCTACAGGTTGAGGATCAGCTGGAGGCGTGAGCTTCGAAGGTCCGGCAGAAGGTGGTGCTGATTGCATTGAACCAATACTGGGCGTCCTTTCGGCTGGCTCAGCAGAAGAGGGTGCGATTTCAGAAGGCGCAATATCGAAAGAAAAGGCAGGAACTGTTGCGGTCGGTTTAGGGGCTGCAGCCGGCTTTTCTGTCGGTTTGGACGGAGAGGGGAATGTAAATGTAAAGGGAGCGGAGGGGGCAGCGCCAGTTTGAGGAACAGCGGGCGGAGGGGGGTCGATTGCGAACGTGGGCAGATTCGTTGCTAACGCCTGGGCAGTAATCTCTACTCTGCTCGCTGCTTCTGGCTGTGAAAAGAACTTAAATGCTGGGGTAGGTTCAGGAGGCTTGTCGGCGGACTGGGAGGGTTCGGAAGGTATCTTTTCAGACTCGGGCTCGGgctcttcatcttcatcgtcGTCCTCGGTAAACCTCAGCCCACCCGTTACAGCGGTAACATCCATAGTGcgatcgtcgtcgtcgtatCCACCTTCAAAGTCGCCGCTGGAACTTGATTGGCCGTCTTCATCATCAATTGACATATCAGCTGCTCCAGCGCCCATACTTTGTCTGGCAGCCCGTAGACGTGAGATTGCATCCTCCAGTCCTATATCTCCCTCCTGTGAACTGACCACCGAATAAGTCCCCTGTGAACTGAAACCAGTTCCCTGCGAACTGAAACCAGCATTCCCCGAAGACTCTTGAGAGGCTGGAATAAAGCCTCCCCCTGTATCCGAGTTCATAGTGCTCCCAGTACTGTCCTCATCCATGTCACTTCCTCCTGCATTCGTAAGGCTTTGAAGCTCGGCCCAAGCTTCGCTCTTTCGACGAGGAACAATTGATTTGCCAGTTTTGACCAGATATTCGCCGTTGTCCTTGTCTGAAGTGGACTCCTGTGTACGGCTGTCTTCTTTGGCACGATGGTTGTGTCTTTCGATACTCCTGTCCAAAGGCGGAAGCGGTCCAAGAGGTGCTGATGACCGACGTCTAGAAGGAGTACCTATCTGATAGGTATCGGTCAAGTCCATGCTATCTTCCCCCGCTCCTTCGCCGCCATCAAATTCTTGTGGCTCGTCATCTCCAGCTCCAAAGCTATCTCCGCCCTCCATGCTCTCGTCGTCAAGTTCCATCGATGCTTCACCAGCCTCTACACTGTTCGCTCGGCGTGTTGAGACAGGGCTCTTCTGGGGGGTTGGGGCGTCATTTGATGTGTGAGGTGCAGCGGGGGATGAGGAGTGGGAGGGGGATGATGCCGTGGCGTTCGAGTTTACTGTCGGCTCGAACATCCTGCACTAGTGTCAGTAACAGCCCACTGCGTACGTAAATTGCACTCACCGAACCTGAGCCATTGCAGCAAAACTGACTCTGCGGGCAAGGCTCTTCCTGCCCATGGTCATGTCCGAGTTGATGCCACCGACAACAGTGGTCATATCCATCGTCTCCTCCTCGTCGTTGTGCATCTTCAAGATCGACTTGCGAGGTACCTGCGACATGGAGTTAGCACTTTATCACTCGAACAAGACAGATTACGCACCATACTCCGCCTCTTGCGCCTGCGTGGACTCAAGCCATCTGCCCCGATATTCGCTCCTTTATAGGCATCCATGGGTCCACCAATACTATGTGTGCGCTTCATCTTGGCAACTCTACTCCCGTTTTCTTTGTTGGTGCCAGAGGGCACTGCTATTGATTGCCGCCTGTGCATAGTGAGAGGTGTAATGGAAGTTGAAAGCCTGTTGGCGCTTATAGTTGAAATCAACAATCTCTCCGTCGCGACGCGTCCTGAGTATAATGTAAGCTGCTCGGTCACGCGGATGCTGGCCACATACAAAACGAATGTATTCAAAGATAATCATAAATTCACACCAGTGGCTACAAACCAGTACGTACCACAAGTTGTTCATAACAGATAGAGCCAGAATTATGTAAAGCGTTCGATGAGAGAGCAACTATAACTACCACTAATTAATCTTTCAAGTGATCCGGAAGCCAAGAAAACTATCAATGAATTCCCTGCAGCCAACGAATCACATCCTCCTTGAAACCGTCCACAATACTTACCAGAGCCTTCCGTGCAGAAACTTGGTCTTGGTCTTGATCACTGTCCTGTTTCTTCATCTCGTGAAACAGCCGTTCGAGCGTCGATGTCGCTTCCTCGATATCCCCTATACTCCACATGCGAATCCCTCCCGCTCGATATCCAGCCTCGTTTCGCTCCGATATAAAGTACAACACACTCGCCGGAATAGATTCAGATATCCTTGATAATGCTTGACGTGGAGATTCAGGGTAAGGACATGACGTTGGCCTTGAACGCAACTATTAGCCTACACAAGATATATTATCGGAATGACGCAAACACCTACCCCACTGCCCTCGATAAAACTCCATTTCGTCTGAGATTTCCCACCAAGTTCTCCAGTGGATCCTCATAAATCTGCGCATACACCGGTTCATGTTTTGAAGGTGGATAAGGCGAATACGCCATTGGTGATCTTGATATGTCGTCCATGTCGATGTCATTGTCATGAATCACATCGTGAGTTGATAGATTCAGCGACGGCTCCGGAACCACGACACGAGGAGTACTTCGAGATCGTGATGGAGGCCCTGCCCAGCGTGAAGCAGAAGAAGACCTGTCAATGGCTGTCTTAGATGAGTGTTAACTATACATCGCATCGATTATGGACATCCGTACGGGTCGCGGGTGCCGAAGGAGGATCCCAGCGCAATCCAGGCAAGACCTCTTTCAGAAAGTCTATTGTTGACATGTTCTTCGAGATGGACATGGTAGGAATTTCTAAACGGATCGTCAATTTAAGCTTGACAGTGATTAACGCTAAATTATAACTTACCGGATATTGTCGCCTTGAGGGAAAGATTTCGATCCTGAGAAAGCAAGCGGACTTGGCCCCCGTTCAATCGAGCAAAATACAGACAACAATCCAAAATTATGTTATCGTTTTCCTAGCCTGGCACATAAGACGCATAGCAATATTACGTGGTTTTGGCACTTACACCCCTCCCCCTTAAGTTGCGCCACGACTTTCCGCCCCTAAGAGTCTCATCCTCTTTCTGAGCCCTGAGCACGCCTTGTCCGGTACGAAGTCGTATTTGGATTTGATCTTGAAGCCAATTTGTCGCTGCAACCGCACGTTCTCGCACACCATACTTTGACTGATAGTCTAGTTCATCCACCACAACACCAGGGAGGACAAAGAACAATGGGGGAATACGACTTCCCTTTTCTAAGACTTTCTTGGCAACAGTGTCAAGGAGAGAAAGATGCTTTATAAGAAAGTTGGTGTCGAGTATTAGGAATAATCCTTGAGAAACCTGTTTAAGAGCATGGGTTAAGCACACAATCAAATAACGGTAACTCGGAAGCCGTACATCGTAGTCTATGTCCATTACATGCTGGTCCCAAGTACTGCTATATCCCTGAACAATATCCTCGGTCGGGCGAGGAATCTCAAATTCCATGACATCCATTGAAGACTCGTTCCAAGATCCCATTTCCAGTTTTATCAAAGGGCGACGCGTGTAAATCACCGGAGACCCTATTGTTTACTATTTTTATCCCTTGATGAATTTTTTGAAACAATAAAGTAACGGCAACTGAGTGAAGGAATACCAAGTCCCAGAGTAAGACACCAGGTCGCGCAGATGAGAAAGGTAGAGGGCGTTTAGGAGTCAAAAGACTTCACGTGACGTACACATCTTGGTAATAAATTGGCTTACATGAGACGCGTCTCCTTCGGCCGACACGGAAATATCTTAACGTTGGTTCGTCGACTGAACTTTTTGGACCGAGTCAACCACCCTAGACATCCGTTTGATTAGATAAATTCTCTAGACTACCGGGCAAGACTATGTATACCCTGACACGAACAGCCAGTCGACTCGGTCGAGGGTTCGCTACTCACGCCAGCAGTCCAACCAAGGACTGCTCAACCATAACTCCGCCCTATTCTACTCTCCTGAAGAAACTGGAAGATGTTAGAAACATCCTAGGTCGAGACAGGAAGTTGACTCTGGCAGAAAAGATCTTATATGCGCACTTGCACGAACCTCATGTCGACTTGGAGCGAGGAAAGAAGATTAGAGGGGAGGCGTATCTGAGACTGAAACCTCAGCGTGTAGCAATGCAagatgcttctgcacagtaAGTGTCTCTTATCAAGAGCCTATATGAATATGCTACTCAATAAAACTGTATTCTCTAGAATGGCATTGTAAGCCAAAAGTTCGTTTGTATCCCTGATCTTCTGACAGAGAATGGAATTAGGCTCCAATTCATGACTTGTGGCCTTCCCAAAACAGCTGTCCCTTCGTCTATCCATTGCGACCATCTCATTCAGGCCGCAGAGGGTGCAGAATCTGATCTTAAGGTACGTAGCTGAAGTACGTGAAAGAGGAGTATTTAACATAACCACTTTAGAGGTCAATTGTAACTAATCAAGAAGTGTTTGACTTTTTGGAGAGTGCGGCAAAGAAGTATGGGATCGAGTTTTGGAAGCCCGGGTCAGGTATTATCCACCAAATAGTACTCGAGAACTATGCTGCTCCAGGAATGTTAATGCTTGGAACTGGTCAGTTGCATTCAATCACCTGCCTTGCCGGTATTGTACTCAGCTGTGCGTGAAAATAGACTCTCATACTCCGAATGCCGGTGGCCTTGGAACAGTAGCTATTGGTGTGGGAGGAGCAGACGCAGTTGATGCTATGACCAATACTCCTTGGGAACTCAAAGCACCTCTTGTTACGGGTATCCACCTCACGGGCAAGATGGGCGAATGGTCAACCCCGAAAGATTTGATCCTTCATCTTGCTGGAAAACTCACCGTTCGGGTAAGTAAATGAAACTGGACCTCGTGAACTATCGCTCAATTTATTCAGGGCGGGACCGGTCGTATTTTGGAATACTTTGGCTCTGGCGTTCACGCGCAATCATGCACCGGCTTGGCTACAACCGCAAACATGGGCGCGGAGGTTGGCGCGACTACAACTGTGTTCCCATATACCGACAGCATGCGCGCATATCTGCACGCGACTGGTCGAGGACCAGTAGCAAACGCAGCTGATCAAGCGGCACAGGCCGGCTACCTGGCAGCCGATGAAGGAGCTGAGTACGACGATGTAATTGAAATTGTGAGTTCCTTGAAACTAGTCAACCGGGTCTCGAACTTGAATTGAAATTATTCCACCAGAATTTGTCTAAGCTGGAACCGACGATCAATGGGCCGTTTACCCCAGACCTTGCTACACCTCTTTCGCAGTTCGGAGCATTCGTAAAGAAAAATGGGTGGAAGGATGAATTAAGTGCTGGCCTTATTGGGTCATGCACAAACAGCTCTTACGAGGATATGGTACGTAATAATTACATTTGTATGGAGACATAATGCTGACTTTCGCTCTAGTCCAGGGTAACGTCTATTGCTAGGCAAGCAAAGGCAGCGGGCCTCAAGGCAGCGGTACGAGTTTCACTCCCTTGCGTTTGTCGTGGATCATGACCTGGGACAAATCGTTACAGGTCCCATTTCTATGTACCCCCGGGTCTGAGCAAATTCGAGCGACAATCGAGCGGGATGGGTTAACTGAATCCCTGCAGGGTATTGGGGCAACTGTGCTTGCGAACGCATGTGGACCATGTATTGGTCAATGGAAGCGTGAAGATAAGAAGGGGGAAGAAAACGGTAGGCGATTATTTATCCGAGTAAACAAAGTATTTCCCGTACTTACCCGCGCTCGTGTAGCAATCTTAACCTCATTCAATCGTAATTTCAAGGCGCGCAACGATGCAAATAGCCTGACTATGAACTTCCTCGCTTCACCAGAGATAGTTACAGCGATCAGCATCAGTGGGAAGCTATCATTCAATCCTATGATCGACAGCATCACTACGCCCAGCGGTGAACAATTCAAGTTTTCTCCTCCAGCCGGAGATACCCTGCCCAAGGCGGGATTCACACCTGGTGACTTAGCGTATACGCCTAAGCCCAATCCAGAACCCCTGCCCGAGACTGAGGTCGTGATCAACGAGACATCATCTCGACTCCAAGTTTTGAAACCTTTCGACTCTCCTTTCGCAGGTCAGTCTGAGAAAGAGCTAAAAGACATGGTTTGTTTGATGCGCGTGCGAGGCAAATGCACTACCGACCATATTTCCGCTGCGGTGAGATATTTGTCTTTGATGACTAGAGCCTTCATAACCGAGCGCATACAGGGACCTTGGTTGAAGTACAAGGGGCATCTAGAAAACATATCAGAAAATCTTTGTAAGTAGTGTTTTTTCGATGCGCCCAAGGTAACCAATTAAGAGTAGCCCCATATAGTAATAACTGTTCGTCCAAGTTCGACTGACTCCGATTTGAGCTCTCTAAGATATCCCCCCACAGGCCGTAAACGATGAAGGAGGAGATGTCAACGTTGCTTTTGATTGGGCACATCCACCCAAGGATGCTTCGCATAGGGATACGATCCCTGGTGTGGCTAAAAGGCTAAAGGCCCGGAATCAGCCATGGTGCTTGGTTGTGGACGATAACTACGGCGAAGGAAGCGCGCGGGAGCATGCAGCCCTTCAGCCTAGGTTCTACGGTGCATGCTAGGCCAGCTAGATACTCGCACGGTAACTAACTTTGATTGATTACTTGTATCCAGGATGTTCAATGATCGTCGCGCGGTCCTT comes from Rhizoctonia solani chromosome 4, complete sequence and encodes:
- a CDS encoding kinetochore protein spc7, yielding MGSWNESSMDVMEFEIPRPTEDIVQGYSSTWDQHVMDIDYDVSQGLFLILDTNFLIKHLSLLDTVAKKVLEKGSRIPPLFFVLPGVVVDELDYQSKYGVRERAVAATNWLQDQIQIRLRTGQGVLRAQKEDETLRGGKSWRNLRGRGENDNIILDCCLYFARLNGGQVRLLSQDRNLSLKATISEIPTMSISKNMSTIDFLKEVLPGLRWDPPSAPATPIDRSSSASRWAGPPSRSRSTPRVVVPEPSLNLSTHDVIHDNDIDMDDISRSPMAYSPYPPSKHEPVYAQIYEDPLENLVGNLRRNGVLSRAVGPTSCPYPESPRQALSRISESIPASVLYFISERNEAGYRAGGIRMWSIGDIEEATSTLERLFHEMKKQDSDQDQDQVSARKALLLSHRTLYIILALSVMNNLWRQSIAVPSGTNKENGSRVAKMKRTHSIGGPMDAYKGANIGADGLSPRRRKRRSMVPRKSILKMHNDEEETMDMTTVVGGINSDMTMGRKSLARRVSFAAMAQVRMFEPTVNSNATASSPSHSSSPAAPHTSNDAPTPQKSPVSTRRANSVEAGEASMELDDESMEGGDSFGAGDDEPQEFDGGEGAGEDSMDLTDTYQIGTPSRRRSSAPLGPLPPLDRSIERHNHRAKEDSRTQESTSDKDNGEYLVKTGKSIVPRRKSEAWAELQSLTNAGGSDMDEDSTGSTMNSDTGGGFIPASQESSGNAGFSSQGTGFSSQGTYSVVSSQEGDIGLEDAISRLRAARQSMGAGAADMSIDDEDGQSSSSGDFEGGYDDDDRTMDVTAVTGGLRFTEDDDEDEEPEPESEKIPSEPSQSADKPPEPTPAFKFFSQPEAASRVEITAQALATNLPTFAIDPPPPAVPQTGAAPSAPFTFTFPSPSKPTEKPAAAPKPTATVPAFSFDIAPSEIAPSSAEPAERTPSIGSMQSAPPSAGPSKLTPPADPQPVARSPITFEVSQSPIRAPPATWSPRNAPRPFEFKLGTPRPGTPKVVEAPARATSAPPTPKRSREEVEAEPSAKRVALEAGSKKAADGPAKPPRRRSFAPRMSIMGRPGARLSIIPAEPEPEVESEPIQLPTPESVQPPSPLLPQPSLPMREPSPAQPSRPRTPEPLPSLREGSPRPAAAALEEIRISSPLRSRVSSVGINIPPKSPAQWRTGGGQPEADLDDVPTISASEFLKMTRISFMDGLTVKRRSTIGLGILSRRKSGEKDPVAGVADYITAMTIGVPQLETYNYAAKELKEYISNGKKAIRILEEDLDANNPYLFKEYLASGEEDRRALEETLGGHKEAMRMRSKMSWYKWRHNFVTEMQATAIGKPNYFSREQHAKLKAQLAAERAAVEAAKDCDPEIMSELKVGIAEQSAQIESYKTDIQSSTVKLEKLKAKLGEAEGDKQTLQDQIRVHQEKLDALHPTVEIVNLREEFEKLQRLHLWHAVKLEEKFIELRYDDHYRVQMDCVAFKPIPSGCRILVIPPKGKQTDEFPVLSELVLDLAQAMIRRIQNLNLKKVVRMLGRLWTSVSHLRCNLRLLAMKYPVTITRADCGFGFKATTRVRFPSAKGLTKITFIFQEQHIRDWGKQLNTLDVDVEVVFGKLDRNLLIDVIRERFSDAIIEESYGLLLDACADAIACTEEQ
- a CDS encoding aconitate hydratase encodes the protein MYTLTRTASRLGRGFATHASSPTKDCSTITPPYSTLLKKLEDVRNILGRDRKLTLAEKILYAHLHEPHVDLERGKKIRGEAYLRLKPQRVAMQDASAQMALLQFMTCGLPKTAVPSSIHCDHLIQAAEGAESDLKRSIVTNQEVFDFLESAAKKYGIEFWKPGSGIIHQIVLENYAAPGMLMLGTDSHTPNAGGLGTVAIGVGGADAVDAMTNTPWELKAPLVTGIHLTGKMGEWSTPKDLILHLAGKLTVRGGTGRILEYFGSGVHAQSCTGLATTANMGAEVGATTTVFPYTDSMRAYLHATGRGPVANAADQAAQAGYLAADEGAEYDDVIEINLSKLEPTINGPFTPDLATPLSQFGAFVKKNGWKDELSAGLIGSCTNSSYEDMSRVTSIARQAKAAGLKAAVPFLCTPGSEQIRATIERDGLTESLQGIGATVLANACGPCIGQWKREDKKGEENAILTSFNRNFKARNDANSLTMNFLASPEIVTAISISGKLSFNPMIDSITTPSGEQFKFSPPAGDTLPKAGFTPGDLAYTPKPNPEPLPETEVVINETSSRLQVLKPFDSPFAGQSEKELKDMVCLMRVRGKCTTDHISAAGPWLKYKGHLENISENLLITAVNDEGGDVNVAFDWAHPPKDASHRDTIPGVAKRLKARNQPWCLVVDDNYGEGSAREHAALQPRFYGCSMIVARSFARIHETNLKKQGVLPLWFADKADYGKIQSGDRVETIGLAQVIAGQQDVQVVLRISPRNGDASFDIATKHTMSTDQLKWLQAGSALNYIRDSRASA